Proteins encoded by one window of Candidatus Nomurabacteria bacterium:
- the ruvB gene encoding Holliday junction branch migration DNA helicase RuvB, whose protein sequence is MSSDSKQPIKSDDHYLDTTLRPNTWDEYIGQNHIKENLQILLRAAHERSHTAEHILFYGPPGLGKTTLAHLIAKETGRQMKTTSGPAIEKVGDLASILTNLSPGDILFIDEIHRLNKMIEEVLYPAMESGILDIIIGKGPSARTIQLDLPPFTLIAATTRVALLSAPLRSRFSGGTFRLEFYTEQEITEIVKRSASILGVTIDEEAIGEIAKRSRFTPRTANYFLKRCRDYAQVHKKDLDKKTVFLALSLLGIDELGLSEIDRAVLTVIIEKFDGGPVGLNTIAAATSEEEATIEEVVEPYLIQRGLLDRTARGRTATKKAYEHLGFEYKGDVQEKLL, encoded by the coding sequence ATGTCAAGCGATTCGAAACAACCAATCAAGTCCGATGATCACTACCTCGACACAACCCTTCGACCAAATACGTGGGATGAATACATCGGGCAAAATCACATCAAAGAAAATTTACAGATATTACTCCGTGCGGCGCATGAACGAAGTCATACTGCCGAACATATTTTATTTTACGGACCACCGGGTCTCGGTAAAACCACCCTTGCGCACCTGATCGCCAAAGAAACAGGCAGACAAATGAAAACAACATCAGGTCCTGCAATCGAAAAAGTTGGCGACCTTGCATCAATACTCACCAATCTCTCACCAGGCGATATACTTTTTATTGACGAGATTCATAGACTCAACAAAATGATCGAGGAAGTCCTCTACCCCGCCATGGAGTCAGGCATTCTCGATATTATCATCGGCAAAGGTCCTTCTGCACGAACCATCCAACTCGATTTGCCACCATTTACCCTCATCGCTGCAACAACACGCGTCGCACTACTCTCTGCCCCTCTTCGCTCGAGATTCTCAGGTGGCACCTTCCGCCTCGAGTTCTACACTGAGCAAGAAATAACCGAAATTGTGAAGCGTTCTGCAAGCATCTTGGGAGTTACGATCGATGAAGAAGCCATCGGAGAAATTGCCAAGCGTAGCCGCTTTACACCACGTACAGCCAACTATTTCTTGAAGCGCTGCCGCGACTATGCACAAGTCCACAAGAAAGATTTGGATAAAAAGACTGTGTTCTTGGCATTATCGCTCCTCGGTATCGATGAGCTCGGTCTTTCTGAAATCGATCGAGCAGTGCTTACGGTTATCATTGAGAAATTCGACGGAGGGCCTGTGGGACTTAACACCATCGCAGCTGCAACTTCGGAAGAAGAAGCCACTATCGAAGAAGTCGTTGAGCCGTACCTTATCCAGCGAGGATTGCTTGATCGCACTGCCCGCGGCCGCACAGCAACTAAAAAAGCCTACGAACATTTGGGATTTGAATATAAAGGCGACGTACAAGAAAAACTCTTATAA